Proteins from a single region of Apium graveolens cultivar Ventura chromosome 7, ASM990537v1, whole genome shotgun sequence:
- the LOC141673909 gene encoding uncharacterized protein LOC141673909: protein MQSQKRKREDDFSERRHGFQKNGGSSGGFKPNDQRYNTWSFQQKNGNQGNKQKRSFNQAGNKEASKCEHCGKMRGGSTCYWATRACFNCGKKGHTVRDCQMPPKKLWDRKDQGEKSNQKTSGHVFSITAKDTASTPGTISGSLSIGNGNVIVLFDTGATHSFVSTTYAKHLDIAFTALLSDFSVGTRIGVTILVNSQYLDCVVRVDDRELLVDLLPIQMRDFDIILGMDWLERHKATIDCPGKRLIFGDPNSSEFEFQGSKPSGCGKFISDIKAKKMIAHGCEGFLAHVIDTSKVQPDLEDVLVVREFSDVFPEDLEGLPPEREVEFSINLLPDAQPISKAP, encoded by the coding sequence ATGCAAAgtcagaaaagaaaaagagaagatGACTTTTCTGAGCGTCGACATGGATTTCAGAAAAATGGCGGGTCTTCAGGTGGATTCAAACCAAACGATCAGAGGTATAATACCTGGAGTTTTCAGCAAAAGAATGGAAATCAAGGAAATAAGCAAAAGAGGTCTTTTAACCAAGCTGGAAATAAGGAAGCATCTAAGTGTGAGCATTGTGGAAAGATGCGTGGAGGAAGCACTTGCTATTGGGCTACTAGAGCATGTTTCAATTGTGGAAAGAAGGGTCACACTGTTCGAGACTGTCAGATGCCACCAAAGAAGCTTTGGGATCGTAAGGATCAGGGAGAGAAAAGCAACCAGAAGACTTCCGGTCATGTGTTTTCTATCACTGCAAAAGATACTGCAAGTACTCCAGGTACCATTTCAGGTTCACTTTCTATCGGTAATGGAAATGTTATAGTCTTATTTGATACTGGAGCTACTCATTCATTTGTCTCTACAACTTATGCTAAACACTTAGACATTGCATTTACTGCACTTTTATCGGATTTTTCTGTTGGCACTCGTATTGGTGTAACTATACTTGTGAATTCTCAGTATCTTGATTGTGTAGTTAGAGTAGACGACAGAGAACTACTTGTAGATCTCTTACCTATTCAGATGAGGGACTTTGATATCATACTGGGGATGGATTGGCTAGAGCGACACAAAGCTACAATTGATTGTCCAGGAAAAAGATTAATTTTTGGCGACCCTAATTCTTCCGAGTTCGAGTTTCAGGGTTCGAAGCCTAGTGGTTGTGGAAAATTCATTTCGGACATCAAGGCTAAGAAGATGATTGCTCATGGATGTGAAGGATTTTTGGCTCATGTGATTGACACGTCCAAGGTGCAGCCAGACTTAGAAGATGTTCTTGTTGTTCGTGAGTTTTCAGATGTATTTCCCGAGGATTTGGAGGGTCTTCCTCCAGAAAGAGAGGTGGAATTTTCTATCAATTTGTTACCAGATGCACAACCTATTTCTAAGGCACCTTAA